Proteins encoded together in one Dermacentor variabilis isolate Ectoservices chromosome 2, ASM5094787v1, whole genome shotgun sequence window:
- the LOC142571575 gene encoding activating signal cointegrator 1 produces MSRDGDSALMTVYKKAELQDYVQPQKSKSSKKKGSSSKLEPAQDTLEQLESSLNSSQVSEQAVPDEERSNIAMTQNASRRKQRFVNLYSREGRARDVVLLPGRHPCECQAHRHALINNCLRCGRIVCRQEGSGPCFTCGNLVCTNEEKEILSHDSKKSHQLRNKLMNQTVDENLAKAIEHKNRLLEYDRTSERRTRVIDDNADYYSSDNKWLTLEQREMIRKKERELYAEQHASRRQQKVTLDFAGRQVVKEEAQHPSIQSLLQSLIAPMAEANVNDRVCKEVESTHFMDPALDMPPPEYMPTGALRAPKRSRPTGDNSLVCTSSSGQVLGSRIQDRALMEMSDDGFALSVQQPYAGLLVAGIKKHEGRAWFTTYRGRLWIHAASKQPSQDDISEVVDIYHKIVKETGEIVSFPDEYPTSCLLGCVNLVDCLPQDIYREQYPFGECFSPFVFICEEPQALKAQFPMKGQHKIFKMDPRLHHAAKKTLLCPQILTG; encoded by the exons ATGAGTCGCG ATGGTGACTCTGCTCTCATGACAGTGTACAAGAAAGCAGAACTGCAAGATTATGTGCAGCCACAAAAGTCAAAGTCTTCGAAAAAGAAGGGTTCCAGTTCAAAACTAGAG CCAGCGCAAGACACTCTGGAGCAGCTGGAGTCGAGCTTGAACAGCAGCCAGGTATCGGAACAGGCAGTTCCTGATGAGGAGCGGTCGAACATCGCCATGACGCAGAACGCGTCGCGTCGAAAGCAGCGTTTCGTCAACTTGTACAGCAGGGAAGGACGGGCGCGTGACGTCGTGTTGCTGCCCGGCCGACATCCGTGTGAATGTCAGGCCCACCGCCACGCGCTCATCAACAACTGTCTCCGCTGCGGCCGCATCGTCTGCCGACAGGAGGGGTCGGGCCCATGCTTCACCTGCGGCAATTTG GTGTGCACGAATGAAGAAAAGGAGATCCTGTCTCATGATTCTAAGAAGAGCCACCAACTTAGAAATAAGCTCATGAACCAGACTGTTGATGAAAATCTTGCCAAGGCCATTGAGCATAAGAATCGACTTCTCGAATACGATCGCACCTC GGAGCGTCGTACTCGAGTCATTGATGACAATGCTGACTACTACTCCTCTGACAACAAATGGCTTACACTTGAGCAACGAGAAATGATTCGTAAGAAAGAACGGGAGCTGTACGCAGAGCAGCATGCTTCAAGACGCCAACAAAAG GTGACTTTAGATTTTGCTGGGCGCCAAGTGGTAAAGGAGGAAGCACAGCATCCCAGCATCCAGAGCTTGTTGCAATCACTCATAGCACCTATGGCCGAAGCAAATGTCAACGACCGTGTGTGTAAAGAAGTGGAATCCACACACTTTATGGATCCGGCTTTGGATATGCCGCCTCCTGAG TATATGCCAACCGGAGCCCTCCGTGCGCCAAAACGCAGCCGTCCGACGGGCGACAACAGCCTGGTGTGCACCTCAAGCAGTGGCCAAGTCCTCGGCTCCCGCATTCAGGATCGAGCACTCATGGAAATGTCTGACGATGGCTTTGCCCTCTCCGTGCAACAACCATATGCTGGTCTGCTAGTTGCCGGAATAAAGAA GCACGAAGGGCGTGCTTGGTTCACAACGTACAGGGGCCGTCTGTGGATCCATGCAGCCAGCAAGCAGCCCAGCCAGGACGACATCAGTGAAGTGGTTGATATCTATCACAAGATCGTCAAAG AGACGGGAGAAATTGTGAGTTTTCCAGACGAGTACCCAACAAGCTGCCTTTTGGGATGTGTCAACCTTGTCGACTGCCTGCCCCAGGACATCTATCGTGAACAG TATCCATTTGGGGAATGCTTCTCTCCATTCGTCTTCATATGTGAGGAACCCCAAGCACTGAAAGCACAGTTCCCAATGAAGGGGCAGCACAAAATCT
- the LOC142571579 gene encoding PCNA-associated factor-like: MVRTKADGASRVVGAKSFRKTVSSPAAASSSSSPTSRKTKGDKYGGGNAYCPRPTPPWQKEISGFLVKTSASEDNREQPSEAATSSDTFDSSASGSSSS, from the exons ATGGTGCGAACGAAGGCGGACGGTGCCAGCCGAG TTGTTGGTGCGAAGTCTTTCAGGAAAACTGTGAGCAGTCCCGCAGCTGCCTCCAGTTCCAGCTCGCCTACTTCTCGAAAGACCAAAGGAG ATAAGTATGGCGGTGGCAATGCCTACTGCCCACGGCCAACCCCACCCTGGCAGAAAGAAATTTCTGGGTTCCTCGTGAAGACAAGTGCCTCTGAAGATAATCGAGAGCAGCCATCTGAAGCGGCGACTAGTTCCGATACATTTGACAGCAGTGCAAGTGGCAGCTCATCTTCGTAG